GGCGCTTCTCCGCGCGCAACCATTTACCTGACCCTGGCCTCAAAGGCCTGGGCGCTGTTGCAAGGGCGCGCCTACGTCACTCCTGAAGACGTCAAGAGTGTTGGCTTCGACGTCCTGCGCCACCGTATCATTCTAACCTACGAAGCCGAAGCCCAGGCGGTCACAACCGATGCCATTATTAAGAGAATTTTCAATGCCGTCCCGGTCCCCTAGAGTCTTTAAACCATGAAAGTCGTTGCTGTCAGGCCAAGTTTTGGCCGTGGCACGGGCGTCTCGCCCGTGAGGACTCGGGCAAGATGCCCGAGCCACGGTCTGAGGCCGCCCCTCAAGGGTCCCCGCGCCGCAGCCCGTCCGTTGGAATGACACTTGCCGAATTGATTGCGTCCGTCCGCCGCATTGAGGTGCGCACCAACCGTGTGGTCAATGACATGATGGTCGGCGCTTATCTGAGCCATTTCAAAGGGCGCGGGATGGATTTCGAAGAGTTGCGCGAGTATATGCCCGGCGATGAGGTGCGGGATATCGACTGGAACGTCACCTATCGGATGGGGCGGCCATTCGTCAAACGCTTTCGCGAGGAGCGCGAGCTGGCGATGGTGCTCGCCGTCGATATCTCCGCTTCCTCCGCGTTCGGGTCGCTCCGCCGTTCCAAGCGCGAATTCGCCGCAGAGATAGCCGGCACTTTGGCCATCTCCGCAAGCCGCAGCAGCGATAAAGTCGCCCTATTGCTGTTCACCAATCAGGTCGAGCTTTTCGTGCCGCCTCGCAAAGGCCGGCGCCATATCCTGCGGCTGATACGCGAGATGCTCTTCTTTGAGCCCGCTAGGCGTGGGACAAATATCCCTGCAGCCCTTGCGTTCTTGAATCACGTCCTGCATCGGCGCTCGATTGTTTTCCTTCTGACCGACTTTCTCCACAGCTTTGCCTCGGCCACCACCCAGCCTCAAGCTGGCCGCGACACCCTGCAGGAACTGGGCTTGACCAATGCCCGGCACGATTTGGTTTGCATTCACCTGCACGACCCCCGTGAAAACGACTTGCCCTCCGCTGGCTTGCTCACCATCGAAGATGCCGAAACAGGCGAGTTGCTCGAAATCGATTCCAGCCGCGCGCTCGTGCGCGAAAGATTTGCCCGCCAGAACGCCGAACGCCTTGCGGAACTGGACCGCGCCTTTCGCCGGGCCGGCATTGATACGCTGAGCTTTTCGACATCTGAGGACTTCGCTCAAACATTACAGCGCTTTTTCGAAACCAGACGGGGCAGGAGGCGGGGATGAGCGCGCCCCCAGTTGGCCCGCGCCGGGGCGCCGCCGGCCCGGCTGCTGTTTGGTGCGCCGCGCGCCAAACAGGGGTGGCTCGGAGCCTCCTCCCACCGGCGTTTACACTGGAAAAGCGAGCAATCTTGCTCTTGTTCCTCGCCTTTCTCGCATGGGGCCCCGTCGTAGTTGCCGCCGCCACCAAGGATGCCGCCGAGGACATTGCGCCCCTTCGGCCTGCTCTGCCAGAGATACCACCCACCTTTTGGGAGCAATACGGGTTATGGATGATCCTGGCTGGGGTTCTCCTCGTGGTGATTATTTGCGCCGGAGCCTGGTTGCTCACACGCCCCAAGCCCCCTCCCCTTGTGCCACCCGAGGCCGTGGCCCGCCAGGCTCTCGAGCCGTTGCGCGGCCAGCCTGAGACCGGCGCCCTGTTGAGCCGGGTTTCTCAAATCCTCCGCCATTACGCCGCCGCAGCCTTCGACTTGGGAACAGGTGAGTTGACTACAAACGAATTCTGCCTCGCCGCAGCCAGCCAGCCTCAACTCGGACCGGACCTCGCCGATGCGCTGAGCCAGTTCCTGCGCCAATGCGATCAGCGCAAATTCGCTCCTGCTCCGCCTCAGCCGCCGTTGGGCGCGGTGGCTCAGGCCGAGAAACTGGTTGCCCTTGGCGAAAGCCGTCGATTGGTCCTGGGGCAATCCCGGTTGCCGGTCGTTGAAAGAGGTACTGAGGAACCGGCATGTTGACTGGGAACTTCGAATTCAAAAAACCCTGGTTGCTGGCGCTTTTAGCGCTCCTGCCCGTTTACGCCTTGCTCCAGGGACGGGCCGGCAAGCTTTCTGCCCTGGCGTTTTCCAGCGCCGAGATTGCCCGCGCAGCGGGCGCTGCCGCTCGGGCGGCGGCGGGGCGTTTGCTCTTTTTCTTGCGGCTGCTGACGGTGGCCCTGTGCATTATCGCCCTGGCCGGACCCCGCTTCGCCAATTACCATACCGAGACTCAGGCCAGCGGGGTGGACATCATGCTGGTGCTGGACTTGTCCTGGTCGATGATGGCTCTCGACATGGCGGGGCCCAATGAACGGGTGTCGCGTTTTGATATCGCTGCGCGGGTGCTCGAAGACTTCATTCGAAAACGCCCCAGCGACCGCTTGGGTCTCATCGTCTTTTCCGCTGTGCCCTATCTGGCCAGCCCATTGACACTGAATCACGATTGGCTGATAGAGAATCTGCATCGGCTGCATGTCGGATTGATCCGTGATCTCGGGACGGCCATCGGCGACGCCACCGCCGCCGGCGCCAAGCGCCTGAAGGACATTCGCGACAGTAAGAGCCGCATCATCATTCTGCTGACTGACGGCGATAATAACCGCGGTGAAATCGATCCCATTCCTGCCGCTCAATTAGCCGCCGCTCTCGGGGTCAAGGTCTATACTGTGGGCATCGGCATCGAGGCCCCCTGCGAACTGCCCGCCTTTGACCCGGCTACCGGCAAGCTCAAGCTGGATGCAAATGGAAATGTCAGTTTCGGGATGGTCCTGCAGCCGGCCAACTACGATGTGCTCGACAAAATGTCCGCTCTTTCTCATGCCAGATTTTACCGCGCCACCAATGCCCGCGAGTTGCAGCGCATTTATGACGACATCGACCGGCTGGAAAAGAGCCAGGTAAAGCTGCGCCGGTTTACTACCTATCGGCCCTTGTTCCAGTGGCCATTGCTGGCGGCTATTGGGATGTTTGGGTTGGAAATGCTCTTGGCAAATACTCGCTTGCGGAGGGTTCCATGATCAACAGGGAGGCCAGGTGGAATCGATGAGTATGGCCCATCCCCATTTTGCCGAGCCGGCTTGGCTCTGGCTCGCCTTGGCGGGACCCGTCATGCTGTTGCTCCTGCAGCGCTACTCGGCGCATAGGCGCCGCAAATCTCTCGAACAACTGGCAGCGCCAGAGCTGCTGGCCGGCTTGACAAGCTCTCATAGCCGCGCCCGCCGGACTTTGAAAGAAATCTTGCTCCTGCTGGCGATGGCCGGAATGGGCATCGCCCTGGCTCGGCCACAATGGGGTGAACAGTCTGAAGCCAGCCACTTGCTCGGCCAGGATACGGTGTTCCTCCTGGATTGCTCGCGCAGCATGCTGGCCACCGATGTAACCCCCAGCCGTTTGCAACGCGCAAAGCTGGCCATTATGGATTTTGTCCAGCGCCAGAATCATGGCCGTGTCGGCCTGGTTGCCTTCGCCGGTGAGGCCTTTTTGCAATGTCCCCTGACTTTTGATTACGGGGCCTTTGAGGATGCGTTATCCTCAATCGATGATAAAACGATCCCGGTGCTGGGCACCGACGTCGGGCGCGCCCTTGACGAAGGATTCCACGCGCTCG
This region of Verrucomicrobiia bacterium genomic DNA includes:
- a CDS encoding VWA domain-containing protein — translated: MLTGNFEFKKPWLLALLALLPVYALLQGRAGKLSALAFSSAEIARAAGAAARAAAGRLLFFLRLLTVALCIIALAGPRFANYHTETQASGVDIMLVLDLSWSMMALDMAGPNERVSRFDIAARVLEDFIRKRPSDRLGLIVFSAVPYLASPLTLNHDWLIENLHRLHVGLIRDLGTAIGDATAAGAKRLKDIRDSKSRIIILLTDGDNNRGEIDPIPAAQLAAALGVKVYTVGIGIEAPCELPAFDPATGKLKLDANGNVSFGMVLQPANYDVLDKMSALSHARFYRATNARELQRIYDDIDRLEKSQVKLRRFTTYRPLFQWPLLAAIGMFGLEMLLANTRLRRVP
- a CDS encoding DUF4381 family protein is translated as MSAPPVGPRRGAAGPAAVWCAARQTGVARSLLPPAFTLEKRAILLLFLAFLAWGPVVVAAATKDAAEDIAPLRPALPEIPPTFWEQYGLWMILAGVLLVVIICAGAWLLTRPKPPPLVPPEAVARQALEPLRGQPETGALLSRVSQILRHYAAAAFDLGTGELTTNEFCLAAASQPQLGPDLADALSQFLRQCDQRKFAPAPPQPPLGAVAQAEKLVALGESRRLVLGQSRLPVVERGTEEPAC
- a CDS encoding DUF58 domain-containing protein, yielding MTLAELIASVRRIEVRTNRVVNDMMVGAYLSHFKGRGMDFEELREYMPGDEVRDIDWNVTYRMGRPFVKRFREERELAMVLAVDISASSAFGSLRRSKREFAAEIAGTLAISASRSSDKVALLLFTNQVELFVPPRKGRRHILRLIREMLFFEPARRGTNIPAALAFLNHVLHRRSIVFLLTDFLHSFASATTQPQAGRDTLQELGLTNARHDLVCIHLHDPRENDLPSAGLLTIEDAETGELLEIDSSRALVRERFARQNAERLAELDRAFRRAGIDTLSFSTSEDFAQTLQRFFETRRGRRRG
- a CDS encoding VWA domain-containing protein, which codes for MSMAHPHFAEPAWLWLALAGPVMLLLLQRYSAHRRRKSLEQLAAPELLAGLTSSHSRARRTLKEILLLLAMAGMGIALARPQWGEQSEASHLLGQDTVFLLDCSRSMLATDVTPSRLQRAKLAIMDFVQRQNHGRVGLVAFAGEAFLQCPLTFDYGAFEDALSSIDDKTIPVLGTDVGRALDEGFHALDKNSRQKVLILITDGEDLEGGGIHEAQALAKEGVVVFTLGVGTPAGTEIRFVNEQGRPELVRDSKGETVVSRLDEATLRTIAQTTHGAYYPLGPVGEGLAKVRLDLLDLSFTSGSTAVRKLGIDRYELPLTLVLVVLVVESLIGTRRRLRHIIP